One part of the Treponema peruense genome encodes these proteins:
- the zapB gene encoding cell division protein ZapB yields the protein MISLDQVLLLQEKVETAVEKIDALKVQVSQLTEENDALRTKCTELTKALSDKSELVTSLESAQSQIEEGILKALNRLSAVENSVLSQEDGSMQNNTAEENTAVPPAQPSSEENQAEEQNTNIQENNQEENVADTTTAEVAVTEEEPAQETSEQSELASKEQNQKSQQTAEELNGQFDIF from the coding sequence ATGATTTCACTCGATCAGGTTTTATTGCTTCAGGAAAAAGTTGAGACCGCTGTAGAAAAGATTGATGCCCTCAAGGTTCAGGTTTCACAGCTGACGGAAGAAAACGATGCTCTGCGCACAAAGTGTACTGAGCTCACAAAAGCGCTTTCTGACAAATCGGAGTTGGTCACAAGTTTGGAATCTGCACAGAGCCAGATCGAGGAAGGAATTCTTAAAGCACTGAACCGCCTTTCTGCGGTAGAGAATTCTGTTCTCTCACAGGAGGACGGTTCAATGCAAAACAATACAGCAGAAGAAAATACTGCTGTTCCCCCTGCACAGCCTTCTTCTGAAGAAAATCAGGCAGAAGAGCAGAATACAAATATTCAGGAAAATAATCAGGAAGAAAATGTTGCAGACACAACAACAGCAGAAGTTGCTGTAACAGAAGAAGAACCTGCACAGGAAACTTCAGAACAGTCTGAACTGGCTTCCAAAGAACAGAATCAAAAATCCCAGCAGACAGCTGAGGAACTCAACGGACAGTTCGATATTTTTTAA
- a CDS encoding class II fructose-bisphosphate aldolase, which produces MFSYKDIGLVNTKHLFEMAMKGHYAVPAYNFNNMEQMQAIIQACVETKSPVILQVSKGARAYADKYILRNMARGAVEYAHELGADIPIVLHLDHGPNFEVAKDCIDNGFSSVMIDGSALPYDENVAVTKKVVDYAHQFDVTVEGELGVLAGVEDDVAAAESHYTKPEEVQDFVSKTGVDSLAISIGTSHGRCKFTPEQCTRNADGVLVPPPLAFDVLEGVEKKLPGFPIVLHGSSSVPIEYVRIIEQFGGKIPDSVGIPEEQLRKAAQSAVCKINIDSDGRLAMTAAIRKFFAENPSKFDPREYLGPAREELKKMYMHKNIEVLGSAGHAFDK; this is translated from the coding sequence ATGTTCAGTTACAAAGACATCGGACTTGTAAACACAAAACATTTGTTCGAAATGGCAATGAAGGGACACTATGCTGTTCCGGCTTACAACTTCAACAACATGGAGCAGATGCAGGCTATCATCCAGGCTTGCGTAGAGACAAAGTCACCTGTAATTCTTCAGGTTTCAAAGGGTGCACGCGCCTATGCAGACAAGTACATCCTTCGCAACATGGCACGCGGAGCTGTAGAGTATGCCCATGAACTCGGTGCAGATATTCCTATTGTACTTCACCTTGACCACGGTCCAAACTTTGAAGTTGCAAAAGACTGTATCGACAACGGATTCTCATCAGTAATGATTGACGGTTCTGCACTTCCATACGATGAAAACGTTGCTGTTACAAAGAAGGTTGTTGACTATGCACACCAGTTCGACGTAACAGTAGAAGGTGAACTCGGAGTTCTCGCAGGTGTTGAGGATGACGTTGCTGCAGCAGAAAGCCACTACACAAAGCCCGAAGAAGTTCAGGACTTCGTATCAAAGACAGGAGTAGATTCACTCGCAATTTCTATCGGAACATCACACGGAAGATGCAAGTTCACACCGGAACAGTGCACACGCAATGCCGATGGAGTTCTTGTTCCACCGCCACTTGCATTTGACGTTCTTGAAGGCGTAGAGAAGAAGCTCCCAGGATTCCCGATTGTTCTTCACGGATCTTCATCTGTTCCGATTGAATACGTAAGAATCATCGAGCAGTTCGGTGGAAAAATTCCTGATTCTGTAGGAATTCCTGAAGAACAGCTCCGCAAGGCTGCACAGTCTGCAGTATGCAAGATCAACATCGACTCTGACGGACGCCTTGCAATGACAGCAGCTATCCGCAAGTTCTTTGCAGAAAACCCAAGTAAATTCGACCCTCGCGAATACCTTGGACCTGCACGTGAGGAACTCAAGAAGATGTACATGCACAAGAATATTGAAGTTCTTGGTTCTGCAGGACATGCTTTTGACAAATAG
- a CDS encoding SDR family NAD(P)-dependent oxidoreductase codes for MKRISIVTGASSGMGTCFAKQLAMESACFTEKSLLLLSGATKSGIREAEKLRQQASDEIWIIARRQERLLEVAKEIDIQAEKFNSESRAVRSGLCNNLYPEIKVFAVDLCGRDGAIKVNELLKNEELNDKDLRINVLVNNAGFGTYGEFAKTDTVREMDMVDTDCTSLTGLTGFALPYMERGSRIINTASLASFLPLGNFAVYGACKAFVLSLTVALAAELKDKGIKVTALCPGPVSTEFADIASKGARKEVRHGVSPEKTVEHAIRCSRKGKLYSMWTFKWKFKAAASRFVGRYFGARMTYLFCKRPSN; via the coding sequence ATGAAAAGAATATCAATAGTTACCGGTGCTTCAAGCGGAATGGGAACATGTTTTGCAAAGCAGCTCGCCATGGAAAGTGCATGCTTTACAGAAAAATCACTTTTACTTTTGTCAGGAGCAACAAAAAGCGGAATCAGAGAGGCAGAAAAACTCAGGCAGCAGGCATCTGACGAAATATGGATTATTGCCAGACGCCAAGAAAGGCTTCTTGAAGTTGCAAAGGAAATTGACATACAGGCAGAAAAATTCAATTCGGAAAGCAGAGCCGTACGGTCGGGACTCTGCAATAACCTTTACCCCGAAATCAAAGTATTTGCAGTTGATCTTTGCGGAAGGGACGGCGCCATTAAAGTAAACGAACTTCTGAAAAACGAAGAACTTAACGACAAAGATCTGCGCATAAATGTTCTTGTAAACAACGCAGGATTCGGAACATACGGAGAGTTTGCAAAAACAGACACAGTTCGCGAAATGGACATGGTAGACACAGACTGCACTTCCCTTACCGGCCTTACAGGATTTGCACTCCCGTACATGGAAAGGGGATCAAGAATAATAAATACAGCAAGCCTGGCTTCTTTTCTTCCGCTGGGAAATTTTGCAGTTTACGGAGCATGCAAGGCATTTGTACTAAGCCTTACTGTTGCACTTGCAGCAGAACTTAAGGACAAGGGAATAAAAGTGACGGCACTCTGCCCCGGTCCCGTAAGTACGGAATTTGCTGACATTGCTTCAAAAGGTGCAAGAAAAGAAGTGCGCCACGGTGTTTCCCCCGAAAAAACAGTCGAACACGCAATACGCTGTTCCAGAAAAGGAAAGCTTTATTCAATGTGGACATTCAAGTGGAAATTCAAGGCAGCAGCCAGCCGTTTTGTGGGCAGGTATTTTGGCGCGCGCATGACCTACTTATTCTGCAAAAGGCCTTCAAATTGA
- a CDS encoding DUF188 domain-containing protein: protein MKGRIFVDADSCPKKIKSIIQKAAVKNSMELFFVANRNIPFTTQNPLFFMQICDGHKDAADDWIFEQSTKDDLIITRDILFAKRLVQSGKRAINDRGTRFDSKNIEEMLEQRELSMQMQSLGLHGGGSFSTFGEKETNAFCKCFESSLKEIADLSVN, encoded by the coding sequence ATGAAAGGAAGAATTTTTGTAGATGCAGATTCCTGTCCAAAAAAAATAAAATCTATTATTCAAAAGGCGGCCGTAAAAAACAGCATGGAACTGTTTTTTGTTGCCAACAGAAACATCCCCTTCACCACCCAGAATCCCCTTTTTTTTATGCAGATTTGCGACGGACACAAAGATGCTGCTGACGACTGGATTTTTGAACAGTCAACAAAAGACGACCTGATTATTACAAGGGACATTCTTTTTGCAAAAAGACTTGTTCAGAGCGGCAAACGTGCAATAAATGACAGGGGAACAAGGTTTGATTCAAAAAATATTGAAGAAATGCTTGAACAAAGGGAATTAAGCATGCAGATGCAGTCTTTGGGATTGCACGGCGGCGGTTCTTTTTCTACATTCGGCGAAAAGGAAACAAATGCTTTTTGCAAATGCTTTGAAAGTTCTCTTAAAGAAATTGCAGACCTTTCTGTAAACTGA
- the rplT gene encoding 50S ribosomal protein L20 translates to MSRAIDGTKRKNRRVKLLKLAKGFKGDRKSNYKAAKDAVVKALDHSYSGRRNKKRDYRRLWIARINAAVRAEGITYSRFIDGLSKAGVTLNRKALSNMAIEDTTAFKAVVEVAKNALKA, encoded by the coding sequence ATGTCTAGAGCAATAGATGGAACAAAACGCAAGAACCGCCGTGTAAAGCTTCTTAAGCTTGCAAAGGGTTTTAAGGGTGACAGAAAGTCCAACTACAAGGCAGCAAAAGACGCAGTTGTAAAGGCACTTGACCATTCATATTCAGGACGCCGCAACAAGAAGCGTGATTACCGCAGACTTTGGATTGCACGTATTAACGCTGCTGTCCGCGCAGAAGGAATCACTTACAGCCGCTTTATTGACGGTCTTTCAAAAGCCGGTGTAACTCTTAACCGCAAGGCATTGAGCAACATGGCTATTGAAGATACAACTGCTTTCAAGGCTGTTGTCGAAGTAGCCAAAAACGCACTTAAGGCATAA
- a CDS encoding HD domain-containing phosphohydrolase, giving the protein MDDTNTQQLITQIENRLKEIKDIDVLLENILSGAREIVNADAGSIYEYDKNEEILRIRYSQNDTIQKRLPKGEKLPYEMKSVKPDFSTIAGYCLKSRRTVNVADVYNMSEYMDSDHLEKRSFSFNNALDLKNGYRTKSMLAVPLLMTNGTVLGVLQIINAQNEKGEVIPFDSDAEFYLSQFAGKIGTIYEYAYLTRQGIDRLVKMAGFRDPKETGAHVERVSCFALEIYDRYAANKNIPEKERNKFRDNLKLAARCHDIGKVAVPDGILKKQGLLDERERDIMKGHTCVGAQIFTPVENDVDQMACDVCLHHHDRWDGGNRGYPGNYDYREYIPETEMPHEIEQALKGKEIPLSARIVALADVYDALRNKRCYKDAWGMTETFEEIESQRERQFDPELVDAFMQIKDRLEDINRSIN; this is encoded by the coding sequence ATGGACGATACTAATACGCAGCAACTTATTACTCAAATAGAAAACCGTCTCAAAGAAATAAAGGACATAGATGTTCTTCTTGAAAATATTCTTTCCGGTGCCCGCGAGATTGTAAATGCTGATGCGGGTTCAATTTATGAGTATGATAAAAACGAAGAAATCCTGCGTATACGTTACAGCCAGAATGATACCATTCAAAAAAGACTCCCGAAAGGTGAAAAACTTCCCTATGAAATGAAGTCCGTTAAACCCGACTTTTCTACAATAGCAGGTTACTGTTTGAAATCCCGACGCACCGTTAATGTTGCCGATGTCTACAATATGTCCGAATACATGGACAGCGATCATCTGGAAAAACGGTCGTTCAGTTTTAACAATGCCCTTGATCTTAAAAACGGTTACAGAACAAAGTCCATGCTTGCTGTTCCGCTTTTAATGACAAACGGAACAGTTCTTGGTGTACTTCAGATAATAAATGCACAGAATGAAAAAGGCGAAGTAATACCCTTTGACTCCGATGCTGAATTCTATCTTTCACAGTTTGCCGGAAAAATCGGTACAATTTATGAATACGCATATCTTACACGTCAGGGAATTGACCGTCTTGTAAAAATGGCAGGATTCCGTGATCCAAAAGAAACTGGTGCCCATGTAGAAAGGGTTTCGTGTTTTGCGCTTGAAATTTATGACCGTTATGCCGCAAACAAAAATATTCCTGAAAAAGAGCGCAATAAATTCCGCGACAACCTTAAGCTGGCTGCACGCTGCCATGATATAGGAAAAGTTGCAGTACCCGACGGAATTCTCAAAAAACAGGGGCTTCTTGACGAAAGAGAACGCGATATAATGAAAGGCCACACATGTGTAGGCGCGCAGATTTTTACTCCGGTAGAAAATGATGTTGACCAGATGGCCTGCGACGTTTGTCTTCATCACCACGACAGATGGGACGGTGGTAACAGGGGGTATCCTGGAAACTATGACTACCGTGAATATATTCCTGAAACAGAAATGCCGCACGAAATAGAGCAGGCTCTGAAAGGAAAAGAAATACCTCTTTCTGCAAGAATTGTTGCCCTCGCTGACGTTTACGATGCTCTTCGCAATAAAAGATGCTATAAAGATGCGTGGGGAATGACAGAAACATTTGAAGAAATTGAGTCTCAAAGGGAGCGGCAGTTTGATCCCGAACTGGTCGATGCTTTTATGCAGATAAAAGACCGCCTTGAAGATATAAACCGTTCAATCAATTAA
- a CDS encoding flagellar filament outer layer protein FlaA, translated as MKKGVVIFGSLIFALALCVPVVAQPSAKAVETIVIDNFDTEGAQEYLCGGQTYNWTWGVQTSRFVTEGYPLVKMFDGIPNSLRPYQKEGVTPQVLGLKIKFDRKGDNWFEVFPKSNDEITEIPFIGTVTQIDFWVWGANYNYNLEILLRDADGRVHTIKAGNLAFQGWRNVVVNVPGYIRQHSRIRSGRRNLTFVGFRVRTDADEAVDDYVIYFDQLKYTTNTLSNIYDGYELKDADFGDSDSTETVSTDAAK; from the coding sequence ATGAAAAAGGGCGTAGTTATTTTCGGTAGCCTGATTTTTGCGCTTGCGTTATGCGTGCCGGTTGTTGCCCAGCCAAGTGCCAAGGCTGTGGAGACAATTGTAATTGATAATTTTGACACCGAAGGTGCTCAGGAATATCTTTGTGGCGGTCAGACCTATAACTGGACATGGGGAGTTCAGACAAGCCGCTTTGTAACGGAAGGATATCCTCTTGTAAAGATGTTCGATGGAATTCCCAATTCCCTCCGTCCGTACCAGAAGGAAGGTGTTACACCGCAGGTTCTTGGTTTAAAGATAAAGTTTGACAGAAAGGGAGACAACTGGTTTGAAGTATTTCCCAAGTCAAATGATGAAATAACCGAGATTCCTTTTATTGGTACAGTTACGCAGATTGATTTCTGGGTATGGGGTGCCAACTATAACTATAATCTTGAAATTCTTCTTCGCGATGCAGATGGTCGCGTTCATACAATCAAGGCAGGAAACCTTGCATTCCAGGGATGGCGCAATGTTGTTGTAAATGTTCCGGGATATATCCGCCAGCATTCAAGAATCCGCTCAGGCCGCAGAAACCTTACTTTTGTAGGATTCAGAGTACGCACAGATGCAGATGAAGCTGTAGATGATTATGTAATTTACTTTGATCAGTTGAAGTATACTACAAATACCCTGTCAAACATTTACGATGGATATGAGCTTAAGGATGCCGACTTTGGTGATTCCGACAGTACAGAGACAGTCAGCACTGACGCTGCAAAATAA
- the rpmI gene encoding 50S ribosomal protein L35, with product MPKMKTKKASAKRFSLTGTGKVKYKKMNLRHILTKRSPKRKMHLRHAGILSEDSAARIRKQQLPYG from the coding sequence ATGCCTAAGATGAAAACAAAGAAAGCGTCAGCAAAGCGCTTCTCCTTAACTGGTACGGGAAAAGTAAAGTACAAGAAAATGAATCTTCGTCATATTTTGACAAAGAGATCGCCAAAAAGAAAGATGCATCTTCGCCATGCAGGAATTCTCTCTGAGGATTCAGCAGCAAGAATCCGCAAACAGCAGCTTCCATACGGCTGA
- the zapA gene encoding cell division protein ZapA, with protein sequence MGKLQIKILGTAFSAQANEDDEYLQKLLNYYREITDTIKKSGKLSDPLKISILAGISLVDELYKEKQLNARLNSENPQKEKNDSEVMRLTEEMINKITEAVE encoded by the coding sequence ATGGGAAAACTCCAGATCAAAATTTTAGGTACGGCTTTTTCGGCTCAGGCAAATGAAGATGATGAATATCTTCAGAAACTTTTGAACTATTACAGGGAAATAACTGACACAATCAAAAAATCAGGCAAACTTTCTGATCCTCTCAAGATAAGCATTCTTGCAGGAATATCACTTGTTGACGAGCTTTACAAAGAAAAGCAGCTTAATGCCAGACTCAATTCAGAAAATCCACAAAAAGAAAAAAACGACAGTGAAGTTATGCGGCTTACAGAAGAAATGATCAATAAAATAACGGAAGCTGTTGAATGA
- a CDS encoding RsmB/NOP family class I SAM-dependent RNA methyltransferase encodes MKKNKNSENRGAAGFDAYYTEVYGPRWNTLKNALSAESLRAGICYPSKKEYFLDPASLCAALCLPCSSSSRNFDMCAAPGGKSLVLAGCMNEEASLFSNERSAPRKKRLDSVLAESLEDSVLQRVRTFCGDAAVRCRRETECYDSILLDAPCSSERHVLADPRYLCEWSPARIKTLSMEQWALLSSAWKMLAPGGFILYATCALAPKENDGTIQRLLKKNPEARICTRETIRSIMTENLSRAKFSIKLPASCSVESVFDSAESTENGLHVLPDTSGGYGPLYFSLIHKPFAQTENGGQC; translated from the coding sequence ATGAAAAAAAATAAAAATTCAGAAAACAGGGGTGCCGCCGGATTCGACGCATATTATACAGAAGTGTATGGTCCGCGGTGGAATACTCTTAAAAATGCGCTTTCCGCAGAATCCCTTCGCGCAGGAATATGTTATCCTTCAAAAAAAGAATATTTTCTTGATCCTGCAAGTTTATGCGCCGCTCTTTGTCTTCCGTGTTCGTCTTCGTCCAGGAATTTTGACATGTGTGCAGCTCCCGGCGGAAAATCTCTTGTCCTGGCCGGCTGCATGAATGAAGAAGCCTCTCTTTTTTCAAACGAACGCTCGGCACCAAGAAAGAAACGTCTTGATTCGGTTCTTGCAGAATCCCTCGAAGATTCTGTTCTGCAAAGAGTCCGTACTTTTTGCGGTGATGCAGCCGTAAGATGCCGCCGCGAAACTGAATGCTATGACAGCATTCTTCTTGATGCACCGTGTTCAAGCGAAAGACATGTTCTTGCAGACCCGCGCTACCTTTGCGAATGGTCTCCTGCAAGAATAAAAACTCTTTCCATGGAACAGTGGGCTCTTCTTTCATCTGCATGGAAAATGCTTGCGCCGGGAGGGTTTATCCTTTATGCAACCTGCGCGCTTGCTCCAAAAGAAAATGACGGAACAATCCAGCGTCTTTTGAAAAAGAATCCCGAAGCCCGGATTTGTACACGGGAAACAATCCGGAGTATCATGACAGAAAATCTTTCCCGCGCAAAATTCAGCATTAAACTTCCAGCTTCCTGTTCTGTAGAATCTGTATTTGACAGTGCAGAAAGTACAGAAAACGGACTGCATGTTCTTCCCGATACTTCGGGCGGGTATGGGCCCTTGTATTTTTCGCTTATACACAAACCTTTCGCGCAAACAGAAAACGGCGGCCAGTGCTGA
- a CDS encoding flagellar filament outer layer protein FlaA, with the protein MKKLHFAVMAALILSGASVFAQTDSLSEPDASNIGNDSAKQALREVSVDRFEREGSWNVHISPDYGVISGRLFDGSPLAKEPLEDADNQEMEDTKVFGVKTEFFRRGVNSFYITAARPIPIEGVTKTVSVWVCGRNMGHQMWLLVQDYNGNNFEIWMGSLEFSGWKKLTTAIPPSPDGEHGIIQQSVYHGDKPGLRIVGFRVDCNPMEAKGSFYMYLDDIRAVTDLYDIQNRDEDDMMDNW; encoded by the coding sequence ATGAAAAAATTGCATTTTGCGGTTATGGCCGCTTTGATTTTGTCCGGAGCTTCAGTTTTTGCACAGACAGATTCTCTTTCTGAGCCTGATGCTTCAAATATCGGTAACGACAGTGCCAAGCAGGCTCTTAGAGAAGTAAGTGTTGACCGTTTTGAAAGGGAAGGTTCGTGGAATGTTCATATTTCACCCGATTACGGTGTTATTTCCGGCCGCCTTTTTGACGGAAGTCCGCTTGCAAAGGAACCTCTTGAAGATGCAGACAATCAGGAAATGGAAGATACAAAAGTTTTTGGTGTAAAGACAGAATTCTTCCGCCGTGGTGTTAATTCTTTCTATATTACTGCAGCACGTCCTATTCCTATTGAAGGAGTAACAAAGACTGTTTCTGTCTGGGTTTGCGGACGCAATATGGGTCACCAGATGTGGCTTTTGGTTCAGGATTACAACGGAAACAATTTTGAAATCTGGATGGGTTCACTTGAGTTCAGCGGATGGAAGAAACTTACTACAGCAATTCCACCTTCACCGGACGGAGAGCACGGAATTATCCAGCAGAGTGTTTACCATGGAGACAAACCCGGTCTTCGCATTGTAGGATTCAGAGTAGACTGCAATCCTATGGAAGCAAAGGGTTCTTTCTATATGTACCTGGATGACATACGCGCGGTTACTGACTTGTATGATATTCAGAATCGTGATGAAGACGATATGATGGACAACTGGTAA
- the infC gene encoding translation initiation factor IF-3, with product MADNKGMRVNEQIRVREIRLIDDEGEQKGIVPTIEALRMAKERELDLVEVSPNANPPVCKIMDFGKYRFEQEKKLRDSKKNQKVLKIKEIRMQPKIGSGDLDTKAKHAQEFLDEGAKVKVTIRFRGRELAHTELGFDVLKEVEKRLTEGSYVIEKPAAMDGRFMSMTLSSKAKK from the coding sequence TTGGCAGACAATAAAGGTATGCGCGTAAACGAACAGATACGCGTACGTGAGATCAGACTCATTGATGATGAAGGTGAACAGAAGGGAATTGTCCCTACAATAGAAGCCCTCAGAATGGCAAAGGAGCGCGAGCTCGACCTTGTAGAAGTTTCGCCTAACGCAAATCCGCCGGTTTGCAAGATAATGGATTTCGGAAAGTATCGGTTCGAACAGGAGAAAAAACTCCGTGACTCCAAGAAGAATCAAAAAGTACTTAAGATTAAGGAAATTCGTATGCAGCCAAAAATCGGCTCAGGCGACCTTGATACGAAAGCCAAGCATGCCCAGGAATTTCTTGACGAGGGCGCAAAGGTAAAAGTAACAATCCGTTTCCGCGGACGTGAACTTGCCCACACAGAACTCGGCTTTGATGTCCTGAAAGAGGTTGAAAAACGGCTTACCGAAGGCTCGTATGTTATTGAAAAGCCTGCCGCAATGGACGGAAGATTTATGTCAATGACACTAAGCTCAAAAGCCAAAAAGTAG
- a CDS encoding glycoside hydrolase family 3 N-terminal domain-containing protein has product MVNKSGILKCFFAVAVLFLSNAAADDIDNYLASLSEADAAAQMFLVNIEGNSSYSAVEEIDESPLVPGGCILFSFNIAPSAEQIISYTSSVASYCKKNNKPVPYIAIDQEGGLVNRLRDITSPLPSESRLAARVSPSSAAEIYSAQARQLRALGITMNLAPVAEPSVESNKDFLGTRSFGSVANACVYSFVAISAYEKNGVGSVLKHFPGNTNTDPHTGLPFIELSLKELKENFIVPFAFALESSPSAVLMSHAVTKVADSKTPACLSEYWTREVLQKQLGYGGLIISDDIFMKALADNGFPPEKAVLMAVRAGVDVIMLSEKKFADVVSILLSYAHADKSFSESLKKSQRKIIEFKLSKGILKRQNGKIVSAQAVDSEQSVRDFYSAKKEGDELYRQLFLNGDLNEKK; this is encoded by the coding sequence ATGGTAAATAAATCCGGAATTTTAAAATGTTTCTTTGCAGTTGCCGTTCTTTTTCTTTCAAATGCTGCTGCCGACGACATAGACAATTATCTTGCGTCTCTTTCCGAAGCCGATGCCGCAGCCCAGATGTTTCTTGTCAATATAGAAGGCAATTCCAGCTACTCTGCGGTAGAAGAAATAGACGAAAGCCCGCTTGTTCCGGGCGGATGCATTTTGTTTTCATTTAATATCGCTCCTTCTGCAGAACAAATTATTTCCTATACTTCATCGGTTGCATCTTACTGCAAAAAAAACAACAAGCCCGTGCCTTATATTGCCATAGACCAGGAAGGCGGCCTTGTAAACAGACTGCGTGATATTACAAGTCCGCTACCGTCAGAAAGCCGCCTTGCTGCAAGGGTAAGTCCGTCATCTGCCGCAGAAATTTATTCAGCCCAGGCACGCCAGCTTCGTGCGCTTGGTATTACGATGAATCTTGCTCCTGTTGCCGAGCCTTCTGTTGAGTCCAATAAAGATTTTCTTGGTACAAGAAGTTTTGGTTCCGTTGCAAATGCGTGCGTTTATTCCTTTGTTGCAATAAGTGCTTATGAAAAAAACGGAGTCGGTTCCGTATTGAAACATTTTCCGGGAAATACAAATACAGATCCCCATACAGGACTTCCTTTTATTGAACTGTCCTTAAAAGAACTGAAAGAAAATTTTATTGTTCCGTTTGCTTTTGCTCTGGAAAGCAGCCCGTCTGCTGTTCTTATGTCACATGCGGTAACAAAAGTTGCAGATTCCAAAACGCCTGCTTGTCTGAGTGAATACTGGACACGTGAAGTCCTTCAGAAACAGCTTGGTTACGGCGGCCTTATAATAAGTGATGATATTTTTATGAAAGCCCTAGCCGACAATGGTTTCCCTCCTGAAAAAGCTGTGCTGATGGCCGTTCGCGCCGGAGTAGACGTAATTATGCTGAGTGAAAAAAAGTTTGCGGATGTAGTTTCAATTCTTCTTTCCTATGCGCACGCAGACAAGTCTTTTTCCGAAAGTCTTAAAAAATCACAGCGCAAAATTATTGAATTCAAACTGTCAAAGGGAATACTCAAAAGGCAGAATGGTAAAATTGTTTCTGCACAGGCAGTTGATTCTGAACAGTCAGTCCGGGACTTTTATTCTGCCAAAAAAGAAGGCGATGAACTTTACAGACAGTTATTCCTTAACGGAGATTTGAATGAAAAAAAATAA
- the mraZ gene encoding division/cell wall cluster transcriptional repressor MraZ, translating to MEMLIGEYCNTLDEKGRILFPAKLRSVLQQEVLMVTQGLDHCLMLFTMEEWASLNEKILGSASLFNDQKRLVLRRFIAPAQKLEFDRSGRLSIPQSLREYAGLSGECTILGINKYMELWDSASYRDYLEKTESSFQQAAESMSGILL from the coding sequence ATGGAAATGCTTATCGGTGAATATTGCAATACGCTTGATGAAAAGGGAAGAATTCTTTTTCCGGCCAAGTTGCGTTCTGTTTTGCAGCAGGAAGTTCTCATGGTAACGCAGGGTCTTGATCACTGTCTCATGCTTTTTACGATGGAGGAGTGGGCTTCTTTGAACGAAAAGATACTTGGTTCCGCTTCTTTGTTTAATGATCAAAAACGTCTTGTTCTGCGCAGGTTTATTGCTCCAGCGCAAAAATTGGAATTTGACCGTTCGGGTCGCCTTTCTATACCCCAAAGTCTTAGGGAATACGCAGGTCTTTCCGGAGAATGCACAATTCTTGGTATAAACAAATACATGGAATTGTGGGATTCTGCCAGTTACCGCGATTATCTCGAAAAGACTGAAAGTTCGTTCCAGCAGGCCGCAGAAAGTATGAGCGGAATTCTACTGTGA